One stretch of Rosistilla oblonga DNA includes these proteins:
- a CDS encoding alpha/beta hydrolase: MKYRSFALLLFSLCIVGTARGDDSQYKHGPDSKPREGVPQGKVTQHVWDKSKVFEGTKRRYSVYVPAQYDGSQPAALMVFQDGHAYESLKGDFRVPTVFDNLIHDGSMPITIAVMIDPGTKKELPEKRGWKPTPSNRSFEYDTLSADYSRLLLEEILPEVGKQYKITDNPKLRAIGGISSGGICAFTAAWERPDAFGKVLSHVGSFVNIRGGHNCEALIRKTPVKPIRVFLQDGSGDLDNDHGNWPLANQELAKSLAYKNYDYKFEYGSGGHNGKHGGAILPESLRWLWRDWKQETP, from the coding sequence ATGAAGTACCGCAGCTTTGCTCTCCTGTTGTTCAGCCTTTGCATCGTGGGGACCGCCCGCGGCGACGATTCGCAATACAAGCACGGCCCCGATTCGAAGCCTCGCGAGGGCGTGCCCCAAGGCAAGGTAACTCAACACGTCTGGGATAAGAGCAAGGTTTTTGAAGGGACGAAGCGTCGCTACAGCGTTTACGTTCCAGCGCAATACGACGGCAGCCAGCCAGCGGCGTTGATGGTCTTTCAGGACGGTCACGCCTACGAATCATTGAAGGGCGATTTCCGAGTGCCGACGGTTTTCGACAACTTGATTCACGACGGATCGATGCCGATCACGATCGCTGTGATGATCGATCCGGGGACGAAGAAGGAGCTGCCCGAGAAGCGTGGTTGGAAACCAACTCCTTCGAATCGCAGCTTTGAATACGACACGCTGTCGGCCGATTATTCGCGGCTGCTGTTGGAAGAGATCCTGCCGGAAGTGGGCAAGCAATACAAAATCACCGACAACCCAAAACTGCGAGCGATCGGCGGGATCAGCTCCGGCGGGATCTGCGCCTTCACCGCGGCGTGGGAGCGGCCCGATGCGTTTGGCAAGGTGCTGAGCCACGTCGGCAGCTTTGTCAACATTCGCGGCGGTCACAACTGTGAAGCGTTGATTCGCAAGACGCCCGTCAAACCGATTCGCGTCTTCCTGCAAGACGGTTCGGGCGATCTCGATAACGATCACGGGAACTGGCCGTTGGCGAATCAGGAGTTGGCGAAATCGCTGGCCTACAAAAACTATGACTACAAATTTGAATACGGCAGCGGCGGACACAACGGCAAACATGGCGGCGCGATCCTGCCCGAATCGCTCCGTTGGCTGTGGCGCGACTGGAAACAAGAGACTCCCTAG
- a CDS encoding TlpA family protein disulfide reductase, whose amino-acid sequence MNLRMLLCAVSCSLLILSGCDSKIAGKSDGTDSAATSQDQASQAAGDEAAAAGEAAVELTLADWPAIEKEIAAAGKPVVVDIWSTACAPCMQEFHGLVELHDAHGEKIRCISVCIDYIGIKSKPPETYSDAVAAFLKSQKATTTNFLSTTADSDIYETLELDSIPAVFIYAADGTLTKRFVDAGDDAGFTYAKDVRPFVEQMLASE is encoded by the coding sequence ATGAATTTGCGAATGCTGTTGTGTGCTGTTAGCTGTAGTCTCTTGATCCTGTCGGGATGCGATTCGAAGATCGCGGGAAAGTCGGATGGGACCGATTCCGCGGCGACTTCGCAGGACCAGGCGTCGCAGGCCGCCGGCGATGAAGCGGCTGCGGCTGGCGAAGCTGCCGTCGAATTGACGCTTGCCGATTGGCCGGCGATCGAGAAAGAGATCGCTGCGGCGGGCAAGCCGGTCGTGGTCGACATCTGGAGCACCGCCTGTGCGCCCTGCATGCAGGAGTTCCACGGTTTGGTCGAACTGCACGATGCACACGGCGAGAAGATTCGCTGCATCTCGGTCTGCATCGATTACATCGGGATCAAATCGAAGCCGCCGGAAACCTATAGCGACGCGGTCGCTGCGTTTTTGAAATCGCAGAAGGCGACGACGACAAATTTCCTGTCGACGACGGCTGACAGCGATATCTACGAAACGCTGGAACTCGATTCGATCCCGGCGGTCTTTATCTACGCTGCCGATGGGACGCTGACGAAGCGGTTTGTCGACGCGGGGGACGACGCTGGGTTCACTTATGCCAAAGATGTTCGCCCATTTGTCGAGCAAATGTTGGCATCGGAGTAG
- a CDS encoding rhodanese-like domain-containing protein, which produces MPLLIASLMLLAFVAQPAPAQLGSLFGFGPKVPTISTADLNKQLTTQRDAEAQAKAAGTEAPVADFVLVDVRTDAEVKVSVLPGAITKAQYEKNQQQYQGRTVIAYCTVGGRSGKYAAQLAKDGVDVKNYKGSILKWVDAKLPLVTLEGLPTNRVHTYSDRYSVPAEYEQVTK; this is translated from the coding sequence ATGCCTCTTCTAATCGCCTCGCTGATGTTACTTGCGTTCGTCGCGCAACCGGCACCAGCTCAACTGGGCAGCCTGTTTGGGTTCGGCCCCAAGGTCCCGACGATCAGCACCGCCGACCTGAACAAACAATTGACGACACAACGCGACGCGGAAGCTCAGGCGAAAGCTGCCGGAACGGAGGCCCCGGTTGCTGATTTCGTATTGGTCGATGTCCGCACCGATGCCGAAGTGAAGGTCTCAGTGCTCCCTGGCGCGATCACCAAGGCCCAATACGAAAAGAACCAGCAACAATATCAAGGCCGAACCGTGATCGCCTACTGCACCGTCGGCGGCCGCAGCGGAAAATACGCGGCACAGCTGGCGAAGGATGGCGTCGACGTGAAGAACTACAAGGGTAGCATCCTGAAGTGGGTCGACGCCAAGCTGCCGCTGGTCACGTTGGAAGGTCTACCGACCAACCGCGTCCACACCTACAGCGACCGATACAGTGTCCCCGCGGAATACGAACAGGTGACCAAGTGA
- a CDS encoding replication-associated recombination protein A: MSLFDEAEADHLEANKPLAARMRPRQLTEFAGQEQLLGEGKLLRRMIDARQLGSILFFGPPGTGKTTLAELLAHETGGRFHSLSAVLSGVKELREVLAQARDDVSAGAPRPILFIDEIHRFNKSQQDALLPDVEAGIVTLVGATTSNPYFAINAALISRSQVFQFEPLSNAEIVDLLQRAIRTPQRGLGDIPIEADDEALQYIATMVEGDARKALGALEIGVLSSSDRPVRFDLKLASESLQQKSIRYDGTGDEHYDMASALIKSLRGSDPDASLYWLARMLEGGEDVRFLCRRLVILASEDVGNADPQALPLAVAAMQACEFIGLPECQLTLSQTVIYLALAPKSNSATTAIGNARTEVRQGDLVPVPVALRDKHYQGAKDLGHGEGYLYAHNHADGVAAMDYLGIDREFYEPSGRGFEQELAERLVKIREKLKQAK; this comes from the coding sequence ATGTCGCTGTTTGATGAAGCCGAAGCGGACCATTTGGAAGCCAACAAACCGCTTGCGGCGCGGATGCGTCCGCGTCAGCTGACCGAATTCGCCGGCCAGGAGCAGTTGCTTGGAGAGGGTAAGTTGCTACGTCGGATGATCGACGCGCGGCAGCTCGGTTCGATCTTGTTCTTTGGCCCGCCGGGTACGGGGAAGACGACGCTTGCCGAACTGTTGGCTCACGAAACCGGTGGTCGCTTCCATTCGTTAAGCGCTGTACTGTCGGGAGTGAAAGAGCTCCGCGAGGTCTTGGCGCAGGCTCGCGACGACGTATCGGCAGGTGCGCCGCGGCCGATTCTGTTTATCGATGAGATCCATCGCTTCAACAAATCGCAGCAGGACGCGCTGTTGCCCGACGTCGAAGCGGGGATTGTGACGCTTGTTGGGGCGACGACCAGCAATCCCTATTTTGCGATCAACGCGGCGTTGATCAGCCGTTCGCAAGTCTTCCAGTTCGAACCGCTAAGCAACGCGGAGATCGTCGATCTGCTGCAGCGGGCGATCCGAACGCCACAGCGCGGCCTAGGGGATATTCCGATCGAGGCGGACGACGAGGCGTTGCAATATATCGCCACGATGGTCGAAGGGGACGCTCGGAAAGCGCTGGGGGCTTTGGAGATCGGGGTGCTGAGCAGTTCCGATCGGCCGGTCCGATTCGATCTGAAGTTGGCGAGCGAATCGCTGCAACAGAAATCGATTCGGTACGATGGCACCGGAGACGAGCATTACGATATGGCGAGCGCGCTGATCAAAAGTCTCCGCGGCAGCGATCCCGATGCGTCGCTGTATTGGTTGGCTCGGATGCTCGAAGGGGGCGAAGACGTTCGCTTTTTATGTCGTCGGTTGGTCATCTTGGCAAGCGAAGACGTCGGCAATGCCGATCCGCAGGCGCTGCCGCTGGCGGTCGCTGCGATGCAGGCTTGCGAATTTATCGGGCTGCCCGAGTGTCAACTAACGCTCAGCCAAACCGTGATCTATCTCGCGTTGGCTCCCAAGAGTAACTCGGCAACCACGGCGATCGGCAACGCTCGAACCGAGGTCCGGCAGGGAGACTTGGTTCCCGTCCCGGTGGCGCTGCGGGACAAGCACTACCAGGGAGCAAAAGATTTGGGGCATGGCGAGGGCTATTTGTACGCCCATAATCATGCTGATGGTGTTGCCGCGATGGACTATTTGGGGATCGACCGCGAATTTTATGAGCCCTCGGGGCGAGGATTTGAGCAGGAATTGGCTGAGCGGTTGGTGAAGATTCGCGAAAAGCTGAAACAGGCAAAGTAA
- a CDS encoding ArsR/SmtB family transcription factor — translation MTAAKKQTKPRGSVQDFSAAAECLKTLAHPVRLRIVQMLLHGRYTVGELAADCEIPDNVGSEHLRLLQRCGFLDSQREGRRVYYSVAEPHLSQLMACIEGRFLSE, via the coding sequence ATGACAGCAGCCAAAAAACAAACGAAGCCGCGCGGCAGCGTGCAAGATTTTTCTGCGGCAGCGGAATGCCTGAAGACCCTCGCCCATCCGGTTCGCCTGCGGATTGTGCAGATGTTATTGCATGGCCGTTATACCGTGGGCGAATTGGCCGCGGATTGCGAAATCCCCGACAACGTCGGTTCGGAACACCTGCGACTGCTGCAGCGGTGCGGCTTCCTAGACAGTCAACGCGAAGGACGCCGCGTCTACTACAGCGTCGCCGAACCGCACCTGTCACAATTGATGGCCTGTATCGAAGGGCGTTTCCTGAGCGAATAG
- a CDS encoding rhodanese-like domain-containing protein, whose protein sequence is MKSIEVTQLSELQKNGDVELIDVRMPSEFRSVHAAGARNVPLDSLDPSSVFADRNGSKDQPLYVICQGGNRSTKACQKFVDAGFENIVNVEGGTTAWDKAGLPVVRGKQTMPLMQQVQLTAGSLVLLGAVLGYFVHPYFIGLSAFVGAGLMFAGATGTCGMASMLGKMPWNQCAGGGGSCSV, encoded by the coding sequence ATGAAATCGATCGAAGTCACTCAACTGTCCGAACTGCAAAAGAACGGCGACGTCGAATTGATCGACGTCCGGATGCCCAGCGAATTCCGCAGCGTGCACGCGGCGGGAGCTCGCAACGTGCCACTGGATTCATTGGATCCAAGCTCCGTTTTCGCCGACCGCAACGGATCGAAAGACCAGCCGCTGTATGTGATCTGCCAAGGGGGCAATCGCTCGACGAAAGCCTGCCAGAAGTTCGTCGACGCCGGTTTCGAAAACATCGTCAATGTCGAAGGAGGGACCACGGCTTGGGACAAGGCGGGACTGCCCGTCGTCCGCGGCAAGCAGACGATGCCGTTGATGCAGCAGGTGCAACTGACCGCCGGTTCCCTGGTGCTTCTTGGGGCTGTGCTTGGCTACTTTGTGCATCCCTACTTCATCGGGCTTTCCGCCTTCGTCGGCGCAGGTTTGATGTTCGCCGGCGCGACAGGCACCTGTGGCATGGCGTCGATGCTCGGCAAGATGCCTTGGAATCAGTGCGCCGGTGGTGGTGGATCGTGTTCGGTATGA
- the rpsG gene encoding 30S ribosomal protein S7: protein MGRITASRSQLKPDPRFNSVLVSKFVNNLMHDGKKTVALNVFYNSLEEIKRRKADLEPFEVFEQAIENVKPHIEVRSKRVGGASYQVPMQVNRSRQQALAFRWILGAIRDKKGRPTHMKLADEFLAAYNKEGTAYTKRENTHRMADANKAFAHFAW from the coding sequence ATGGGACGTATTACCGCCAGCCGTTCGCAGTTAAAGCCTGACCCCCGGTTCAACTCGGTGCTTGTCAGCAAGTTCGTCAACAATCTGATGCATGACGGCAAAAAGACTGTCGCTCTGAACGTGTTCTACAACTCGCTCGAAGAGATCAAGCGACGCAAGGCGGACCTGGAGCCTTTCGAGGTTTTCGAACAGGCGATCGAAAACGTCAAGCCGCACATCGAAGTCCGTAGCAAGCGGGTTGGTGGTGCGTCGTATCAGGTCCCAATGCAAGTCAACCGCTCGCGTCAGCAAGCGTTGGCGTTCCGTTGGATCTTGGGCGCGATTCGCGACAAGAAGGGACGTCCGACTCACATGAAGTTGGCCGACGAATTCTTGGCAGCGTACAACAAAGAAGGCACCGCCTACACCAAGCGTGAAAACACGCACCGTATGGCTGACGCTAATAAGGCGTTCGCTCACTTTGCTTGGTAG
- a CDS encoding HEAT repeat domain-containing protein — MNRWTILLMVATLANACDADVVYLRGGGSLSGSVKSLEMGKQKVIVVDTGNGIQISLTQGEVARVDRENDLIAQYQAHRATAGEDADAHWELARWCKANSLLPQYDRQVRHVIRLNPQHPTARASLGYTSVNGKWVLHDELQRAHGLVRHLGKWKVPADVEMTEAEAELEIQQKQWIQTVKRLRGRVLKGGKAADESLVELTAIEDPLASGAIGKLLVQREDPDSLRMLWVKLLSKWETAEAADALIMASLFDPEPMIREACLDRLEQFAKTRAVNTYIAMLRDNDNKKVRIAANALMAMKDPRSILPLTDALVTTHKSKTGGGPSMSSSFDRNGGGGGGFSFGGGKEKIIEQKVRNPPVLSALMTLAPDADYQYDAERWRQHFSRQMAEVSYDLRRDL, encoded by the coding sequence ATGAATCGATGGACCATCCTATTAATGGTTGCCACGCTGGCGAACGCCTGCGACGCCGATGTCGTCTACCTTCGTGGCGGCGGCAGCCTCTCGGGATCCGTTAAATCGCTCGAAATGGGCAAGCAGAAGGTGATCGTCGTCGATACCGGCAACGGAATCCAAATCTCGCTGACGCAAGGCGAAGTCGCACGCGTCGACCGCGAGAACGATCTGATCGCACAATATCAGGCGCATCGTGCCACCGCCGGCGAAGACGCCGACGCCCACTGGGAACTCGCGCGATGGTGCAAAGCCAATTCATTGCTGCCGCAGTACGACCGGCAGGTTCGGCACGTGATCCGGCTGAACCCGCAGCACCCAACCGCTCGAGCCTCGCTCGGCTACACGTCGGTCAACGGCAAGTGGGTTCTGCACGACGAATTGCAACGCGCCCACGGTTTGGTCCGCCACCTGGGGAAATGGAAAGTTCCCGCCGACGTGGAGATGACGGAGGCTGAAGCCGAACTGGAGATCCAACAGAAACAGTGGATCCAAACGGTCAAGCGTCTCCGCGGTCGCGTGCTTAAAGGTGGCAAGGCGGCGGACGAATCGCTGGTCGAACTCACTGCGATCGAAGACCCGCTGGCCTCCGGTGCGATCGGCAAACTGTTGGTCCAACGCGAAGACCCCGATTCGCTGCGGATGCTGTGGGTCAAACTGCTCTCGAAATGGGAGACCGCCGAAGCTGCCGACGCCCTGATCATGGCCAGTCTGTTCGATCCCGAACCGATGATTCGCGAAGCCTGCTTGGATCGGCTGGAGCAATTCGCCAAGACGCGTGCGGTCAACACTTACATCGCGATGCTCCGCGACAACGACAACAAAAAGGTCCGCATCGCCGCCAATGCCTTGATGGCGATGAAAGATCCGCGATCGATCCTACCGCTGACCGACGCCTTAGTGACGACGCATAAGTCGAAAACCGGCGGCGGGCCGAGCATGAGTTCCAGCTTCGACCGCAATGGTGGCGGTGGAGGCGGTTTTTCGTTTGGCGGCGGGAAAGAGAAGATTATCGAACAGAAGGTTCGCAACCCGCCGGTGCTGTCGGCGCTGATGACGCTCGCCCCCGACGCCGATTACCAATACGACGCAGAGCGTTGGCGCCAGCACTTCTCGCGGCAGATGGCCGAGGTCTCCTACGACCTCCGCCGCGATCTCTGA
- a CDS encoding FAD-dependent oxidoreductase, translated as MKIVIIGGVAGGASAAARARRLDENAEIVVLERGEHPSFANCGLPYYVGGKIQSRDKLLVAPVKMLRDRLRLDVRTRSEAIRIDREAHQVQVRNLDTGQETSESYDKLIIATGASPFRPPIPGVDGSRVLELRDLKDADRMHAMATSGSKRAVILGAGFIGIEIAENLVRRGIAVTILELADQILPPWDREMIGPIDAHMRQQGVDIRLGLSVESFEETPTGLRVQLTSGETLDADFAAVCIGVRPESKLAAEAGIVCGARGGIQTSAHMQTNDPDIYAVGDVVEVECFVSKTPVQIPLAGPANRQGRIAADHIFGRDSKYRGTQGTAIVGVFEKTAAMTGLSEKVLQRIGTPYEKVYIHPADHAGYYPGAEGMTLKLIFDPSTGKVLGAQAVGSSGVDKRIDIVAMAIQAGMTVDDLEEVELCYAPQYGHAKDPINMAGFVAAGVVRGDQPIVHADASLAESQASHFLLDVRSEAEFASGHIPAATNVPLESLRERIAELPRERRIIAYCKVGQRGYLATRILMQHGFDVANLSGGYTSWLAANPSPTT; from the coding sequence ATGAAGATCGTGATCATTGGTGGTGTCGCCGGTGGCGCATCGGCTGCGGCCCGCGCCCGCCGACTGGATGAAAACGCAGAGATCGTCGTGCTGGAGCGCGGGGAGCATCCGTCGTTTGCAAACTGCGGCCTTCCCTATTACGTCGGCGGCAAGATTCAGTCGCGCGACAAACTGTTGGTCGCTCCGGTGAAGATGCTCCGCGATCGGCTGCGTCTGGACGTCCGCACTCGCAGCGAAGCGATCCGCATCGATCGCGAGGCGCACCAAGTTCAGGTTCGCAATCTCGACACCGGGCAGGAAACCAGCGAGTCGTACGACAAACTGATCATCGCCACGGGAGCTTCACCGTTCCGGCCGCCGATCCCAGGCGTCGATGGTTCGCGAGTCCTCGAATTGCGCGACTTGAAAGATGCCGATCGGATGCACGCGATGGCGACGTCGGGATCGAAGCGAGCGGTGATCCTCGGCGCGGGATTTATTGGCATCGAGATCGCAGAGAATTTGGTCCGTCGCGGGATCGCCGTCACGATCCTCGAACTGGCCGATCAAATCCTGCCTCCTTGGGATCGCGAGATGATCGGGCCGATCGACGCCCACATGCGGCAGCAAGGTGTCGACATCCGGCTGGGCCTTTCGGTGGAGAGCTTTGAAGAGACGCCAACCGGCCTGCGAGTGCAACTGACCTCGGGCGAAACCTTGGACGCCGACTTCGCCGCCGTTTGCATCGGCGTTCGTCCCGAGAGCAAACTGGCTGCCGAAGCGGGCATCGTCTGCGGAGCTCGCGGTGGAATCCAAACGTCAGCCCACATGCAGACCAACGATCCGGACATCTACGCCGTGGGAGACGTTGTCGAAGTCGAGTGCTTCGTTTCCAAGACGCCGGTGCAGATTCCGCTTGCCGGCCCGGCAAACCGGCAGGGTCGGATCGCTGCGGATCACATCTTCGGTCGTGATTCGAAGTACCGCGGAACGCAAGGGACAGCGATCGTCGGGGTCTTTGAAAAGACAGCGGCGATGACGGGACTGAGCGAAAAAGTTCTGCAGCGGATCGGGACGCCCTACGAAAAGGTCTACATTCACCCCGCCGATCACGCGGGCTATTATCCCGGTGCCGAAGGGATGACGTTAAAACTGATCTTCGATCCCAGCACGGGTAAGGTCTTAGGAGCTCAAGCCGTTGGCAGCAGCGGCGTCGACAAACGGATCGATATCGTCGCGATGGCGATTCAAGCCGGGATGACGGTCGACGATCTGGAAGAGGTCGAACTCTGTTACGCGCCGCAGTACGGACACGCCAAAGATCCGATCAACATGGCCGGCTTTGTCGCCGCCGGAGTCGTCCGTGGCGACCAACCGATCGTCCACGCCGACGCGTCGCTCGCCGAATCGCAGGCGAGTCACTTCCTGCTGGATGTTCGCAGCGAAGCCGAGTTTGCGTCGGGCCACATTCCGGCGGCGACCAATGTCCCGCTGGAATCGCTGCGCGAGCGAATCGCCGAACTGCCGCGCGAACGCCGGATCATCGCTTATTGCAAAGTTGGCCAACGAGGCTACTTGGCGACGCGGATCTTGATGCAACATGGATTCGACGTCGCCAACTTAAGCGGCGGGTATACTTCATGGTTGGCCGCGAATCCATCGCCAACGACCTGA
- the fusA gene encoding elongation factor G, producing the protein MSKLAQIRNIGIIAHIDAGKTTVTERMLYVSGTKHRVGRVDSGTTDTDDDAEEQERGITIYSACVKLKWGNYDINLLDTPGHVDFTAEVERCLRVLDGAVVVFSAREGVEAQSETVWRQANKYGVPRIVFINKLDREGADFYAVLDDIGPRLDALPVAIQIPVGIGPAHTNNPFRGTIDLVERKFLQFDPQSEGKQVQVQEVPEDMVDDMEVYREQMLETLYGFSNDLMERAMNEQEITPDMIRAAIRESCIRGEIQPVLCGSALHGIGVQPVLDAVGHFLPSPLDRPPVTGVDPKKPDVIISRKPDVSEPMCGLVFKILPAKTGDNYWIRLYSGSLKQNSRGYVPNRDKKENIAQLWQLHASKKERDGQIESVGAGDIVCVIGPRFAITGDTICDTREIIELPSITFADTVISMAIEPENTAEKKKLSETLEMFKRQDPTFDAKENEETGQTLISGMGELHLEVIQHRLTRDFGLKVKFYKPRVNYRETIGGKAEVVGVCNRQLGATQMFARVKVSIEPLEDPSATAIVLDNCPPDGGLPDQFRPIVIDELKNRLEGGGHIAGFPLSGLRVRVLGAEAAEEGSDDVAFRIAASDAFEQGLKQAGPVLLEPLMRLEITTPDDYMGDIVGDLQQRRAIIAKTESRGMMTTIIAHAPLKELFGYSSAIRSLSQGRAGASMEPHGYHAAPAEDAANFSF; encoded by the coding sequence ATGTCCAAGCTTGCTCAAATTCGCAATATCGGCATCATCGCCCACATCGATGCCGGCAAGACGACCGTGACCGAACGGATGCTGTATGTCAGTGGGACGAAACATCGCGTGGGCCGCGTCGATTCGGGGACGACCGACACCGACGACGACGCCGAAGAGCAGGAGCGTGGGATCACGATCTATTCGGCTTGCGTCAAGCTGAAGTGGGGCAATTACGACATCAACCTGCTGGATACACCCGGCCACGTCGACTTCACCGCCGAAGTCGAACGCTGCTTGCGGGTGCTCGACGGCGCGGTGGTTGTTTTTAGCGCTCGCGAAGGAGTGGAGGCTCAGAGCGAAACCGTTTGGCGTCAAGCAAATAAATATGGCGTGCCGCGGATCGTCTTCATCAACAAGCTCGATCGCGAGGGAGCCGATTTCTACGCGGTCCTCGACGACATCGGGCCGCGCTTGGATGCGCTGCCTGTAGCGATTCAGATCCCCGTCGGCATCGGACCGGCTCATACCAACAACCCGTTTCGCGGTACCATCGATCTGGTTGAACGCAAGTTCTTGCAGTTCGATCCGCAATCCGAAGGGAAGCAGGTTCAGGTCCAAGAGGTCCCCGAGGATATGGTCGACGATATGGAAGTATATCGCGAACAGATGCTCGAAACGCTGTACGGCTTCAGCAACGATCTGATGGAACGGGCGATGAACGAGCAGGAGATCACGCCCGACATGATCCGGGCGGCGATCCGGGAATCGTGTATCCGTGGCGAGATCCAGCCGGTGTTGTGCGGTTCGGCTTTGCATGGGATCGGCGTCCAGCCAGTCTTGGATGCCGTGGGGCACTTCCTGCCAAGTCCCTTGGATCGTCCGCCGGTCACCGGCGTCGATCCTAAGAAACCGGACGTGATCATCTCGCGGAAGCCCGATGTTTCCGAGCCGATGTGCGGACTGGTCTTCAAAATCCTGCCTGCCAAGACCGGCGATAACTACTGGATCCGCCTGTACAGTGGTTCGCTGAAACAGAACTCCCGCGGCTACGTTCCCAACCGCGATAAGAAAGAGAACATCGCCCAGTTGTGGCAGTTGCACGCTTCGAAAAAGGAACGCGACGGACAGATCGAATCGGTCGGCGCCGGGGACATCGTGTGCGTGATCGGGCCACGGTTTGCAATCACCGGCGATACGATCTGCGACACGCGTGAGATCATCGAATTGCCGAGCATCACATTTGCAGACACGGTGATTTCGATGGCGATCGAGCCGGAGAACACGGCGGAAAAGAAGAAGTTGAGCGAGACGTTGGAGATGTTCAAACGTCAGGATCCAACGTTCGACGCCAAGGAAAATGAAGAGACCGGCCAGACGTTGATCAGCGGGATGGGCGAGCTGCATCTGGAAGTCATTCAACACCGCCTGACTCGCGACTTTGGATTGAAGGTCAAATTCTATAAGCCGCGCGTCAACTACCGCGAGACAATCGGTGGCAAAGCCGAAGTCGTGGGTGTCTGCAATCGTCAGCTCGGCGCTACGCAGATGTTTGCTCGGGTGAAGGTTAGTATCGAACCGCTGGAAGATCCCTCGGCGACGGCGATCGTGTTGGACAATTGTCCGCCCGACGGCGGGCTGCCCGATCAGTTCCGCCCGATCGTGATCGACGAACTGAAGAACCGTTTGGAAGGAGGTGGGCACATCGCCGGCTTCCCGTTGAGCGGTTTGCGAGTTCGCGTTTTGGGAGCCGAAGCTGCGGAGGAGGGGAGCGACGACGTCGCGTTCCGAATCGCTGCCAGCGATGCTTTTGAACAGGGGCTGAAACAGGCTGGTCCGGTATTGTTGGAGCCGTTGATGCGACTGGAGATCACCACTCCGGACGATTACATGGGCGACATCGTCGGCGACTTGCAACAGCGTCGGGCGATCATCGCCAAGACCGAATCGCGAGGCATGATGACAACGATCATCGCTCACGCACCGCTGAAGGAACTGTTTGGTTATTCGTCGGCGATCCGCAGCCTGAGCCAAGGCCGCGCCGGTGCCAGCATGGAACCTCACGGCTACCACGCCGCCCCCGCCGAAGACGCAGCCAACTTCAGCTTCTAA
- the rpsL gene encoding 30S ribosomal protein S12 has product MPTINQLVRKRRKLAKKVSKAPVLEKCPQRQGVCLQVRTMTPKKPNSALRKITRVRLSNGKEVTVYIPGEGHNLQEHSIVLVRGGRVRDLPGVRYQVVRGARDTLGVDGRKQARSRYGAKKS; this is encoded by the coding sequence ATGCCAACGATCAACCAATTAGTACGAAAGCGTCGCAAGCTGGCGAAGAAAGTCAGCAAGGCTCCCGTTTTGGAAAAATGTCCACAACGCCAGGGCGTTTGCTTGCAAGTGCGTACGATGACGCCTAAGAAGCCAAACTCGGCTCTTCGTAAGATCACCCGTGTTCGCTTGAGCAATGGCAAAGAAGTCACTGTTTACATCCCCGGCGAAGGCCACAACCTGCAAGAGCACTCGATCGTGCTGGTTCGCGGCGGTCGTGTACGCGATCTTCCGGGTGTTCGCTACCAAGTTGTTCGCGGTGCACGCGATACTTTGGGTGTTGACGGACGAAAGCAAGCTCGCAGCCGTTATGGTGCGAAGAAGAGCTAG